In the genome of Populus alba chromosome 11, ASM523922v2, whole genome shotgun sequence, one region contains:
- the LOC118051848 gene encoding uncharacterized protein: protein MASSTSKQLREYLQEQQKPFVLDVYLSERQIMLNKKQKRSCGNDLNKRRIMQARKILKLLLLKFSRSGRNQSVSSCQKAQKHEPVLKTVGKPQQIGEIKWLPKVSSSVADREYFRCNVKDPPCYENHAALHPKTSQALTHSSVKQKAAAGINLQWIRKEENEQLSPVSVQKKLPSINKGCHFPAKQEEEDASASSTVLSTNVEEDSLLSAFLCDLLTKSFIEKKSLAGFTELQEMIVPAFSQHLKNRRVLWQNRQLLFDCVNEAIEVYRSKNRKKQYDQELIDLNELGKIICDQICSCGKQNADEQINIDVTSVVEDGSYLQQLNRRIGIEIGDAILNEIIQEVIDLSFQ, encoded by the exons ATGGCCTCCTCTACATCGAAACAGCTCCGGGAGTATCTCCAAGAGCAACAGAAACCTTTTGTATTAGATGTTTACCTTTCGGAACGACAGATCATGTTGAACAAGAAGCAAAAGAGATCGTGCGGTAATGACTTGAACAAGAGAAGAATTATGCAGGCTAGGAAGATCCTGAAGTTGTTGCTGCTCAAGTTTAGTCGCAGTGGTCGAAACCAGTCGGTTTCAAGCTGCCAGAAAGCTCAGAAACATGAACCTGTTTTGAAAACAGTTGGAAAGCCCCAGCAGATTGGAGAAATTAAGTGGCTTCCTAAAGTGAGCAGTTCAGTTGCAGATCGTGAGTATTTCAGATGCAATGTTAAAGATCCACCTTGTTATGAAAACCATGCAGCTCTTCATCCAAAGACTTCTCAAGCGTTAACACATAGCAGTGTGAAACAGAAG GCTGCTGCGGGCATAAATCTTCAATGGATTCGCAAGGAAGAGAATGAACAACTCAGCCCAGTGTCAGTACAAAAGAAACTACCATCAATAAACAAGG GGTGTCACTTCCCagcaaaacaagaagaagaagatgcatcAGCTTCAAGCACCGTTTTGAGCACAAACGTGGAGGAAGACTCTTTGCTCTCAGCTTTCTTGTGCGACTTGTTAACTAAATCATTTATTGAAAAGAAGAGTCTTGCTGGTTTCACAGAGTTACAGGAGATGATTGTGCCTGCTTTTTCTCAGCACCTGAAAAACAGAAGGGTCTTATGGCAAAACAGGCAGCTACTTTTTGATTGTGTAAACGAAGCCATAGAAGTGTACAGAAGCAAGAACAGAAAAAAGCAGTATGATCAAGAATTAATAGATCTGAACGAGCTCGGAAAAATCATCTGCGACCAAATTTGCTCATGTGGAAAACAAAACGCAGACGAACAAATAAATATTGACGTCACTAGCGTAGTGGAAGATGGCTCTTATTTGCAGCAGCTAAATAGGAGGATAGGGATAGAGATAGGAGATGCAATCTTGAATGAAATAATTCAGGAAGTAATCGATTTATCTTTTCAGTAA